A genomic window from Agrobacterium tumefaciens includes:
- a CDS encoding glycosyltransferase family 4 protein → MRILVNMPSQYGGKASGVARVTFSLLERLLEQTQDDYILRSPWMRAQLPESLRDSRLQLIETPRPRIMVFDVLRQALTLPALCRRHRIDVLFNADPFGSPLGSKRRVTLVHDLYFKTIPEQIGWRATLTTDFIFRLMMAGSDRISCVSDATRRDLARFYPSAAGKSLTIYSDSTLKVDPDAVNEPSLIAGPYILAVGNATSNKNFALLGKAFARLGKAWPDLHVVHVGQDDAEEIGSALDDPELKARLVRLSGIDDRQLAELYRHAACLCVPSTYEGFCLPVLEAQQLGCPVVCSNRSATPEIAGKGALTFDPADADSLVAALDRLFREPGLADDLRQAGYENRKLYSWQKAAESYAQLFHKNINSHGL, encoded by the coding sequence ATGCGCATTCTCGTAAACATGCCGAGCCAATATGGCGGCAAGGCTTCCGGCGTCGCCCGCGTGACATTCAGCCTGCTGGAGCGGCTTCTGGAGCAAACGCAGGACGACTATATTCTGCGTTCTCCCTGGATGCGGGCGCAACTGCCCGAAAGCCTGCGTGACAGCCGCCTTCAATTGATAGAGACACCGCGGCCGCGCATCATGGTTTTCGATGTGCTGCGTCAGGCCCTGACGTTGCCTGCACTTTGCCGCCGGCACAGGATTGATGTGCTTTTTAATGCCGATCCCTTTGGAAGTCCTCTTGGCAGCAAACGGCGTGTCACGCTTGTTCACGATCTTTATTTCAAGACGATCCCGGAACAGATCGGTTGGCGGGCGACCCTGACGACCGATTTCATTTTTCGCCTTATGATGGCTGGTTCCGATCGAATAAGCTGCGTGTCTGATGCGACACGACGGGACTTGGCGCGCTTTTATCCCTCCGCTGCCGGCAAAAGCCTGACCATTTATTCCGACAGTACCCTGAAGGTTGACCCGGACGCTGTAAACGAGCCCTCGCTGATAGCCGGGCCTTATATACTGGCGGTCGGAAACGCGACGTCCAATAAAAATTTTGCACTGCTCGGCAAGGCTTTTGCGCGGCTTGGCAAGGCGTGGCCGGATTTGCATGTGGTGCATGTGGGCCAGGACGATGCCGAGGAAATCGGCAGTGCGCTGGACGATCCGGAGTTGAAGGCGCGACTGGTCCGGCTCTCTGGCATAGACGACCGGCAACTGGCCGAACTCTATCGACATGCCGCCTGCCTCTGTGTGCCCTCCACCTATGAAGGGTTCTGCCTGCCTGTCTTGGAAGCACAACAGCTGGGATGTCCGGTCGTCTGCTCCAACCGCTCCGCGACGCCGGAGATAGCCGGCAAGGGCGCGCTTACCTTCGACCCCGCCGACGCCGACAGCCTTGTTGCCGCGCTTGACCGGCTTTTCCGGGAACCTGGCCTGGCGGATGATCTTCGCCAGGCGGGTTATGAAAACCGCAAGCTATATTCATGGCAGAAGGCGGCGGAAAGCTATGCGCAGCTTTTCCATAAAAATATCAATTCTCACGGCTTATGA
- a CDS encoding glycosyltransferase family 4 protein has protein sequence MTSALFVSHTGEKGGAELFLTDLVKAGPPSWRACFLSGGGAADDLAASGRPPVMLSAGKKMLSIRRDSSVGAMLRGAADVMAVAWQLSREAKHYDVICANSQKALFVCALAAKLSRRPLVWVLHDIVTDPAFSAANRRASLAFARHFARLVAVNSQETGRAFIEAGGEAEKVRIVYNGFDPAKAAIYDPAKAARLRAELGLGPEPLVGLFGRLSEWKGQHVFLEAIAAMDGVQAVVVGGALFGQEAYEARIRDQASRLGLDGRVRFLGFRSDVPELMAAMDAVAHTSIVAEPFGRVVVEAMMCGRPVVATRGGGVTEIIRDGETGLLVPPNDASALAAALGCILSHPALAERLAQKGRDDVSQRFSLEETSRAVSALLAEAA, from the coding sequence ATGACATCCGCTCTTTTTGTCAGCCATACCGGTGAGAAGGGCGGAGCCGAGCTTTTCCTGACGGATCTGGTCAAGGCCGGGCCTCCTTCCTGGCGTGCCTGTTTTCTCAGCGGCGGCGGCGCCGCAGATGATCTTGCGGCCTCAGGGCGGCCACCAGTCATGTTGTCCGCTGGCAAAAAAATGCTGTCGATACGTCGCGATTCATCTGTCGGTGCAATGCTGCGTGGAGCTGCCGACGTGATGGCCGTCGCATGGCAGTTGAGCCGGGAGGCGAAACATTACGATGTCATCTGTGCCAATTCGCAGAAGGCGCTTTTTGTCTGTGCTCTTGCAGCGAAGCTCAGCCGCCGCCCGCTTGTCTGGGTTTTACATGACATTGTCACCGATCCGGCTTTCAGCGCCGCCAATCGCCGCGCTTCGCTGGCATTTGCGCGCCATTTTGCCAGGCTTGTGGCCGTCAATTCACAGGAAACGGGCAGGGCTTTCATTGAGGCGGGCGGCGAAGCGGAAAAAGTCCGCATCGTTTACAATGGCTTCGATCCCGCGAAGGCAGCCATTTATGATCCTGCCAAGGCCGCACGGCTGCGTGCCGAACTGGGCCTTGGTCCTGAGCCCCTCGTCGGGTTGTTCGGCCGGCTGAGCGAATGGAAGGGACAGCATGTTTTTCTGGAGGCGATTGCAGCGATGGATGGTGTTCAGGCCGTTGTCGTTGGCGGAGCGCTTTTCGGGCAGGAGGCCTATGAGGCGCGCATCCGTGACCAGGCATCCCGTCTCGGTCTCGATGGTCGCGTCCGCTTCCTCGGTTTCCGTTCGGATGTTCCTGAACTGATGGCTGCAATGGATGCGGTTGCTCACACCTCGATAGTCGCCGAACCCTTCGGCCGGGTGGTGGTCGAGGCAATGATGTGTGGCCGGCCGGTTGTCGCCACACGCGGTGGCGGGGTTACCGAAATCATTCGGGATGGGGAAACGGGTCTTCTCGTGCCACCGAACGATGCCAGTGCACTTGCCGCAGCACTTGGCTGCATTCTTTCGCATCCGGCTCTGGCAGAAAGGCTGGCGCAGAAGGGGCGGGATGATGTGAGCCAGCGTTTTTCGCTGGAAGAGACCAGCAGAGCGGTTTCCGCGTTGCTGGCGGAAGCGGCGTGA
- a CDS encoding SGNH/GDSL hydrolase family protein, protein MIGVSLGIVPGNIRALVPSLNALSPLRARLTTGRDATIFVNGDSTAYAEAGPFQQFAVMLGELHDMKVVVYRWAEWQTNAPTGPKAYAEPVTLRAGTGGTLTVYLAALPGGTAGYMLAEQRAAALKIPRPDLCIMHHGHNMQSFEAPGGILSSGRSTLLGPLGMTEWHWPDTPQLITTQNPWRDNTAYDKVYQAILDVGRTHPNLTLVDTHAAFVAKGKDATLYRDNIHPNDAGSRLIAQTLFGCYLASAPESSFQTPCWPKLPATNLIANGDFTDWTGSVPTGWSLNAPGTVIKAADVTFSPTFAHSLALRANGSQAVGLLRYFRNSEAVAMIGKTVSFAVLYKYSEGQRPPFVALVVKSGGTSRTVNATALQFGGVNGLGNSGWMWGTANEIAIDSDLSPTSFGLYLQIYPAFGPSPPSSNEPLYIQRVIATEGPLPKGNLSG, encoded by the coding sequence ATGATCGGTGTGTCGCTCGGTATCGTTCCCGGCAATATCCGCGCCCTCGTCCCTTCCCTGAACGCACTCTCACCTTTGCGCGCACGCCTGACCACCGGACGGGACGCCACTATCTTCGTGAATGGCGACAGTACCGCCTATGCCGAAGCCGGACCTTTCCAGCAATTTGCCGTCATGCTTGGCGAGCTGCACGATATGAAAGTGGTGGTATACCGCTGGGCGGAATGGCAGACAAACGCCCCGACAGGACCGAAAGCCTATGCCGAGCCGGTGACACTGCGCGCCGGCACTGGCGGAACGCTCACGGTCTATCTCGCCGCACTGCCGGGGGGAACGGCGGGTTACATGCTTGCGGAACAGCGCGCGGCTGCGCTGAAGATTCCACGTCCCGACCTGTGCATCATGCATCATGGGCATAATATGCAGAGCTTTGAGGCGCCTGGCGGCATCCTGAGTTCGGGACGATCCACTCTGCTTGGGCCGCTGGGTATGACCGAATGGCACTGGCCCGACACTCCGCAACTCATCACCACGCAAAATCCCTGGCGCGATAACACAGCTTACGACAAAGTCTATCAAGCGATCCTCGATGTGGGTCGGACTCACCCCAACCTCACGCTGGTGGATACCCACGCAGCATTTGTAGCAAAAGGTAAGGACGCGACCCTTTATCGTGACAATATCCATCCGAACGACGCCGGCTCTCGGCTCATCGCTCAAACCTTGTTCGGCTGTTATCTGGCGTCGGCACCCGAAAGCAGCTTTCAGACACCCTGCTGGCCGAAGCTTCCCGCCACCAATCTCATAGCCAACGGCGATTTCACCGATTGGACAGGCTCCGTTCCAACGGGCTGGAGCTTGAATGCCCCAGGCACGGTTATCAAAGCCGCCGACGTAACCTTTTCCCCCACCTTCGCACATAGCCTCGCCTTGCGTGCGAATGGTAGCCAAGCAGTGGGACTTCTTCGCTATTTCCGTAATTCGGAAGCTGTCGCGATGATCGGCAAAACCGTTTCATTTGCGGTGCTCTACAAATATTCCGAGGGGCAACGCCCACCCTTTGTTGCACTGGTCGTGAAAAGCGGTGGCACATCCCGCACAGTCAACGCCACGGCCCTCCAGTTCGGCGGAGTGAATGGCCTCGGTAACAGCGGCTGGATGTGGGGCACCGCCAACGAGATAGCAATAGATTCCGACCTTAGCCCCACCAGTTTCGGCCTGTACCTGCAAATCTATCCAGCCTTCGGTCCCAGCCCGCCAAGCTCCAATGAACCACTTTATATCCAACGGGTCATCGCCACGGAAGGTCCTTTGCCGAAAGGCAATCTGAGCGGCTGA
- a CDS encoding O-antigen ligase family protein — MTRRANGLTSRQFPLPGFVMAMPLYPRKTFNVPTRFLSIFVFSIGFFIQCNVLTSNIGLRFLNITDMLVLVTLPVIALLYIRCLTPSITLLYLVPLTVIFALTTIFADERGDGEFYTTAMTYFYAVYFLFFAYMLFKEDLLELFCWSIFAGFIAVTILLFLDIVIHDRLASLGLSFMFDEVGVLEAAAKGEISPLLLRVEKAGGIWPVGNTAGPVFALAGAAAAYLAERHRRPTLFAAFLIIYLATFTLTLNRSGIFAVLIIGLYYYVRNFSIRMLLSTYFGFALLALSIAAILPLGAFDFAEQAFSKRFLEDTNTSNNAQERWETIVAGVQVMLNHPLGIGFTARYGELSQMTRIGTPHNGFLATAYASGIGFCILSAFATIYAVFRKRKISFFAYSAIGVIVGYQFEELNFNPVFMAHVGLALAYAFIDLDFRLFLKNTITRMAAMTQSVRSGDAGGFTDKVGA; from the coding sequence ATGACCCGACGCGCAAATGGGCTGACATCGCGTCAGTTCCCGTTACCAGGCTTCGTCATGGCGATGCCGCTCTACCCTCGAAAAACATTCAATGTTCCCACTCGTTTTCTGTCCATCTTTGTTTTTTCGATCGGTTTTTTCATTCAATGCAATGTCTTGACCAGCAATATCGGCCTGCGCTTTCTCAACATCACTGACATGCTGGTGCTGGTGACTTTACCCGTCATCGCACTGCTTTACATTCGGTGCCTTACGCCTTCGATCACCCTGTTATATCTGGTTCCGCTGACTGTGATTTTCGCTCTTACGACTATTTTTGCCGATGAGCGCGGCGATGGCGAATTTTACACCACGGCGATGACCTATTTCTACGCCGTTTACTTTCTGTTCTTTGCCTATATGCTGTTCAAGGAGGATCTTCTTGAGCTGTTCTGCTGGAGTATTTTCGCCGGTTTTATCGCGGTGACGATACTCTTGTTTCTCGATATCGTCATTCATGATCGGCTTGCTTCTCTTGGCCTGTCTTTCATGTTCGATGAAGTCGGGGTGCTGGAGGCTGCGGCAAAAGGTGAAATAAGTCCGTTACTTTTGCGCGTTGAAAAAGCGGGAGGAATCTGGCCCGTGGGGAACACCGCGGGACCGGTATTCGCTCTGGCCGGTGCGGCGGCGGCCTATCTTGCAGAACGCCACAGGCGTCCCACGCTGTTTGCGGCATTTTTAATTATCTACTTGGCGACCTTTACTCTCACGCTTAACCGGTCGGGGATATTTGCGGTTCTCATCATAGGGCTCTATTACTACGTCAGAAATTTTTCAATCCGGATGCTCCTCAGTACATATTTCGGCTTTGCTCTCCTGGCCCTCAGCATCGCCGCCATTTTGCCATTGGGCGCTTTCGATTTTGCCGAACAAGCTTTTTCGAAGCGTTTTCTTGAGGACACCAACACGAGTAATAACGCACAGGAACGGTGGGAAACAATTGTCGCCGGCGTTCAGGTCATGCTCAACCATCCGTTGGGTATTGGCTTTACTGCACGATATGGCGAATTGTCTCAAATGACGAGAATCGGCACGCCACATAATGGCTTTCTGGCCACCGCTTATGCATCGGGCATTGGATTTTGCATTCTCAGCGCCTTTGCGACCATCTATGCAGTTTTCCGAAAACGGAAGATCAGTTTCTTTGCCTATTCAGCGATTGGGGTCATAGTCGGCTACCAATTTGAAGAGCTGAATTTCAATCCTGTCTTCATGGCGCATGTTGGACTTGCACTCGCCTATGCTTTCATCGATCTCGATTTCAGGCTTTTTCTGAAAAATACGATAACGCGGATGGCAGCGATGACGCAGAGCGTACGCAGCGGGGATGCAGGCGGCTTCACCGACAAGGTCGGAGCCTGA
- the greA gene encoding transcription elongation factor GreA — protein sequence MSVAFTKEDSAETAAETVLPDRVISPHPNLVTEAGLKALEQQLRLAREACEAANAVEDVNERRRLSASPLRDVRYFAERIRTAQLMPDPPGNGIVAFGSLVTFSRDDGRTQQFRIVGEDEADPATGSISYVSPVARVLMGKVVGDVVSLGGREIEIVGIG from the coding sequence TTGAGTGTAGCCTTCACCAAGGAAGACAGTGCTGAAACCGCAGCCGAAACCGTTCTGCCGGATCGGGTGATTTCGCCGCATCCCAATCTGGTGACCGAGGCCGGGCTGAAAGCGCTGGAACAGCAATTGCGGTTGGCGCGCGAGGCCTGTGAGGCCGCCAATGCCGTCGAAGACGTTAATGAAAGACGGCGGCTTTCCGCGAGCCCCCTACGGGACGTTCGCTATTTTGCGGAGCGCATTCGCACCGCCCAGCTCATGCCGGACCCACCTGGAAATGGCATTGTTGCCTTCGGCAGCCTCGTGACCTTCAGCCGCGATGATGGGCGCACGCAACAGTTCCGGATCGTCGGCGAGGATGAGGCCGATCCCGCAACGGGATCAATCTCCTATGTGTCGCCGGTGGCACGGGTGTTGATGGGGAAAGTGGTGGGCGATGTCGTGAGTTTGGGTGGCAGAGAGATTGAAATTGTTGGAATAGGCTAG
- a CDS encoding family 16 glycosylhydrolase, with protein sequence MTRTVVNALGDTLYYSGNSQGFFSATGSGPLLAGTAGNDSMWGDSSVNVTMAGGTGDDIYYLYSSINRAVENAGEGIDTIDTWMSYTLPENFENLRVTGDGRYAFGNSLDNIITGGSGSQTIDGGAGNDVLIGGGGADTFVFTSGNGTDLIMDFSANDTIRLNGYGVTSFDQLVSNATQQGSDLWLNFANGEAVVLAGTTIDDLQAGQFELSLDRSSLTQTFADEFDALSLRSGGEGTWDAKYWWAPEKGSSLTTNGEAQWYINPAYAGTSEVNPFSVENGVLTITAEETAQSVADEVEGYDYTSGMLNTYSSFSQTYGYFEIRADMPTDRGAWPAFWLLPEDGSWPPELDIVEMRGQNPNTLIMSTHSNATGEQTSVIKNVSVPSTEGFHTYGVLWDAEHITWYFDDVAVAQTDTPDDMHDPMYMIVNLAVGGMAGAPSASDFSDGSQMMIDYIRAYSLSDWAA encoded by the coding sequence ATGACCCGGACAGTAGTGAATGCGCTTGGAGACACACTTTATTATAGCGGCAATTCCCAAGGTTTCTTTTCCGCCACCGGGTCCGGCCCGCTGCTTGCCGGCACAGCCGGCAATGATTCCATGTGGGGCGACAGCTCCGTGAATGTGACCATGGCGGGTGGCACAGGCGACGATATTTATTATCTCTATTCCAGCATCAACCGCGCCGTGGAAAACGCTGGCGAAGGCATCGACACGATCGACACCTGGATGAGCTACACCCTGCCCGAGAATTTCGAGAATCTGCGGGTAACAGGCGATGGCCGTTATGCCTTCGGGAATTCGCTCGACAATATCATCACCGGCGGATCGGGCAGCCAGACGATTGATGGCGGCGCTGGCAACGACGTGTTGATCGGCGGTGGCGGTGCCGACACATTTGTTTTCACCAGTGGCAACGGCACCGACCTCATCATGGATTTCAGCGCCAACGATACGATCCGGCTGAATGGTTACGGCGTTACCTCCTTCGACCAGCTCGTCAGCAATGCCACCCAGCAAGGCAGCGATCTCTGGCTGAACTTCGCGAATGGCGAAGCTGTCGTTCTCGCAGGAACAACCATCGACGATCTTCAGGCCGGCCAGTTTGAACTCAGCCTTGACCGGTCCTCGCTGACCCAGACCTTTGCCGACGAATTCGACGCGCTTTCTCTGCGCAGCGGGGGTGAAGGCACCTGGGACGCCAAATATTGGTGGGCCCCGGAAAAGGGAAGTTCGCTGACGACGAATGGCGAAGCGCAATGGTATATCAACCCCGCTTATGCCGGGACATCCGAGGTCAATCCCTTCAGTGTGGAAAACGGTGTCCTGACCATCACCGCTGAAGAAACTGCGCAATCGGTCGCCGATGAGGTCGAGGGATACGATTATACGTCGGGCATGCTGAACACCTATTCCTCCTTCAGCCAGACCTATGGTTATTTTGAAATCCGCGCCGATATGCCGACCGACCGGGGCGCATGGCCGGCTTTCTGGCTTCTGCCAGAAGACGGATCCTGGCCACCGGAACTGGATATCGTGGAAATGCGCGGCCAGAATCCCAATACGCTGATCATGTCCACCCATTCCAATGCAACGGGCGAACAGACATCTGTTATCAAAAATGTCAGCGTGCCGAGCACGGAAGGGTTCCACACTTACGGCGTGTTGTGGGACGCGGAACACATTACCTGGTATTTTGACGATGTCGCGGTGGCACAGACGGATACGCCCGATGATATGCACGACCCCATGTATATGATCGTCAACCTCGCCGTCGGTGGCATGGCGGGAGCGCCATCTGCCAGTGATTTCAGCGATGGCTCACAGATGATGATCGACTACATCAGGGCCTATTCGCTTTCCGACTGGGCCGCGTAA